One Tamlana carrageenivorans genomic region harbors:
- a CDS encoding phage minor head protein, translating to MLQLNKDKRLSRLIENYIQELFNERQVSEAMQQKLWQFYYNKLAKGIDKGYGQNLETFNPQLALKLKYNVAEFSAFKATSFKKELESRLTKNGRIVPWSSFKKEAARVSGLYNVNYLQTEYHQTIATANMAGKWEDFQKNKDLYPNLRYEAVDDERTRTKHRALDGFVAPIDHPIWKTLYPPIDWGCRCDVVQTDEPVSKDLPEINIKETFKNNAAQSGEIFSDIPYQKGLDKASADKASIMALRYMIEYGDEASKRHAEQLILSLPRKKQYTEIYNHKKGLVLEHLLVNKKADDYTEILESAKLLAHSNKVVEMLPEVKGKSVLKYRNTVFHKYDLSTNPDLRVAGVYMDVKRPQAIKNILRNANKASDNQNCVAIIYLADSININTKILNNRVNDIFESPNYKYDVVYFVIKGKLFKFNRP from the coding sequence GTGCTGCAACTAAATAAAGATAAACGTTTAAGTAGGCTTATTGAAAACTACATACAAGAGCTGTTTAATGAGCGTCAAGTATCCGAAGCCATGCAACAAAAGCTTTGGCAGTTTTATTACAACAAGCTAGCCAAAGGCATTGATAAAGGCTATGGCCAGAACCTGGAAACCTTCAACCCACAGCTAGCCCTTAAACTAAAATATAATGTAGCCGAGTTTTCTGCGTTTAAAGCCACCAGTTTTAAAAAGGAACTGGAAAGTCGATTAACTAAAAACGGACGCATTGTGCCCTGGAGCAGCTTTAAAAAAGAAGCAGCTCGGGTTTCAGGCTTGTACAATGTAAATTACTTACAAACCGAGTATCATCAAACCATTGCTACAGCTAATATGGCAGGCAAATGGGAAGATTTTCAAAAAAATAAAGACCTATACCCTAACCTTCGATATGAGGCCGTAGATGATGAGCGTACGCGTACTAAACATAGAGCTTTAGATGGTTTTGTAGCACCTATAGATCATCCGATATGGAAAACCTTATATCCACCAATCGATTGGGGTTGCCGTTGCGACGTAGTACAAACTGATGAACCAGTTAGTAAGGATTTACCCGAAATAAACATTAAGGAAACCTTTAAAAACAATGCTGCCCAAAGTGGTGAAATTTTTAGTGATATTCCTTATCAAAAAGGTTTAGATAAAGCAAGTGCAGATAAAGCAAGTATTATGGCACTTAGGTATATGATTGAGTATGGAGATGAAGCTTCAAAAAGACATGCAGAACAGCTTATACTAAGCTTACCCAGAAAAAAACAATATACTGAAATTTACAACCATAAGAAAGGCCTTGTATTAGAACATCTATTGGTTAACAAAAAAGCTGATGATTATACCGAAATTTTAGAAAGTGCCAAATTATTAGCGCATAGTAATAAGGTGGTAGAAATGTTGCCTGAAGTAAAAGGTAAATCGGTTTTAAAATACAGAAATACTGTTTTCCATAAGTATGATTTATCTACTAATCCTGATTTAAGAGTTGCCGGTGTTTATATGGATGTTAAACGCCCACAAGCCATAAAGAACATTTTACGAAATGCCAATAAAGCTAGTGATAACCAAAACTGTGTGGCCATTATTTATTTAGCCGATAGCATAAATATTAACACAAAGATTTTAAACAATAGGGTTAACGATATTTTTGAAAGCCCTAATTATAAGTATGACGTGGTGTATTTTGTTATTAAAGGCAAGCTTTTTAAATTCAATAGGCCTTAA
- a CDS encoding DUF7220 family protein, whose amino-acid sequence MTQTKTQSLIEAITNTVVDFGISLATTFVIFPLLGIATTPSKNLLITLFFTAISIVCGYVIRRWFNQDSIKANKLRYPDGKLYWLHCFACENAMPVVEDKDAIYCSNCGLKH is encoded by the coding sequence ATGACCCAAACTAAAACCCAATCCTTAATAGAAGCCATTACCAATACCGTAGTTGATTTTGGCATTTCCTTAGCAACAACCTTTGTGATATTTCCTTTATTAGGTATTGCAACCACGCCTAGTAAAAACCTGTTAATAACCTTGTTTTTTACTGCCATTAGTATAGTATGTGGCTATGTAATACGTAGGTGGTTTAATCAGGATAGTATCAAGGCTAATAAATTAAGATACCCAGACGGAAAACTGTATTGGTTGCATTGCTTTGCGTGTGAAAACGCGATGCCCGTAGTGGAAGATAAAGACGCGATTTACTGCTCCAATTGTGGGCTTAAACATTAA
- a CDS encoding phage portal protein family protein: protein MKQNITDSVTHISGNAVKKVSLSNKDSKNIKKVTNLMVDVIRRQRRLWRKEINDWQQGRFARYNADIPRTWYLQEVFDDVMLDGHLTGITENRTLRTTNKKYIFSIDGKKDDKLSDFIEDKEWFELLLTEAHNSVYYEYSLIWIKEYIKGEIQEVELIPRGLVVPEHKVLLYDLSATKGIDFSEIKDLLLYAKFYPGLGLLEKAAPYAILKRHSWGSWDEFEELFGVPIRIAKIASQSETVKNEVAGWLEEMGSAPYGVFPIGTEIDIKENSKGDAFNVFYKKIEALDKELSKMVLHQTMTTENGSSQAQGNVHEATLKEVVYADEKKMLSFLNTRLVPAMRLLGYNIPENAKITIEQTKNPSEQITIDGEFMRNGYVLKQQYIEEVYGIEIERMPSENTPAEGKA from the coding sequence ATGAAGCAAAACATTACCGATAGCGTTACGCACATTTCAGGAAATGCCGTTAAAAAAGTAAGCCTTAGTAATAAAGACAGCAAGAATATAAAAAAAGTAACCAACTTAATGGTTGATGTAATTAGGCGTCAACGTAGGCTATGGCGTAAAGAAATTAACGATTGGCAACAAGGACGTTTTGCGCGTTACAATGCCGATATACCGCGCACTTGGTATTTACAAGAAGTGTTTGATGATGTAATGCTTGACGGACACCTAACTGGTATTACAGAAAACCGAACCTTGAGAACTACTAATAAAAAATACATCTTTTCAATAGACGGTAAAAAAGACGATAAACTGAGTGATTTTATCGAAGATAAAGAATGGTTTGAATTGTTACTTACCGAAGCACATAACTCTGTCTATTACGAATATTCCTTAATCTGGATTAAAGAATATATAAAAGGCGAAATACAAGAAGTAGAATTGATTCCACGAGGGTTAGTAGTTCCAGAACATAAGGTATTGCTTTATGATTTATCGGCCACTAAAGGCATTGATTTTAGTGAAATAAAAGACCTGTTATTATACGCCAAATTTTACCCTGGACTAGGGCTTTTAGAAAAGGCAGCACCTTACGCCATTTTAAAACGACATTCCTGGGGAAGTTGGGACGAGTTTGAAGAATTGTTTGGTGTGCCTATTAGAATTGCCAAAATAGCCTCGCAATCTGAAACAGTTAAAAATGAAGTAGCGGGCTGGCTTGAAGAAATGGGTTCGGCGCCCTACGGTGTGTTTCCTATTGGTACAGAAATAGACATTAAAGAAAACAGCAAAGGCGACGCATTTAACGTCTTTTACAAGAAAATTGAAGCCTTAGATAAAGAGCTTTCTAAAATGGTTTTACACCAAACCATGACTACCGAAAACGGAAGTAGCCAAGCTCAAGGCAATGTGCACGAAGCCACTTTAAAAGAAGTAGTATATGCCGATGAAAAGAAAATGCTGTCCTTCTTAAATACTCGGTTGGTTCCTGCCATGCGCTTACTAGGTTACAACATTCCTGAAAATGCTAAAATTACGATTGAACAAACAAAAAATCCATCCGAACAAATTACCATCGATGGCGAATTTATGCGTAATGGTTATGTGCTGAAACAGCAATATATTGAAGAAGTATATGGCATAGAAATAGAACGCATGCCCTCTGAAAACACACCTGCAGAGGGAAAGGCCTAA
- a CDS encoding phage morphogenesis protein: MDKSLKELQKLLNKAMRDIPDKVPKIIEVEGLAFIKKNFRDQGFNTGSRVVKWEARKTVDSNRRDITRYRTNRRGRRGSLNKYGRQIEGRALLVGHKTGGNKLINSFRARRTKHIVRFYTYKSYAEFHNEGAGHLPARPFMKPSRYLNNKIANKLTRTLDNRFNR; encoded by the coding sequence ATGGATAAAAGTTTAAAAGAACTTCAAAAGCTTTTAAATAAAGCCATGCGCGACATTCCTGATAAAGTACCTAAAATTATTGAGGTAGAAGGTTTGGCCTTTATAAAAAAGAATTTTAGGGACCAGGGGTTTAATACCGGTAGTAGAGTTGTTAAATGGGAAGCACGAAAAACTGTTGATAGTAACCGACGTGATATAACCCGCTACAGAACCAACAGACGCGGACGTAGAGGATCACTAAATAAATATGGAAGACAAATTGAAGGGCGTGCCCTTTTGGTAGGTCATAAAACAGGGGGCAATAAGTTAATTAATTCCTTCCGTGCACGGCGAACCAAGCATATCGTAAGGTTTTACACTTATAAATCTTATGCCGAGTTTCATAACGAAGGTGCTGGCCATTTACCAGCAAGACCATTTATGAAGCCTTCACGCTACCTAAACAATAAAATAGCAAACAAATTAACCAGAACCCTGGATAACCGATTTAACCGATAA